The DNA segment TGCTGACAGCAGTGATGAGGCGATTATTGCGATGGGAAAGCTGTTGAAGGCTTCCGGCTATATCGAAGAAGGCTATATTCAGGGAATGCTGAACAGGGATCACTCCTTGACCACCTATATCGGAAACGATATCGCAATTCCGCATGGGGAATACGAAGTCAAGGATTGTGTAAAAAAGACAGGAATTGCCGTCATGATTTACCCGGAGGGAATCAAATGGGCGGATGGAAATGTCCGTATCGTGATTGGTATTGCAGCGAAAAATGATGATCACATGGCAATTTTGGCTAACATCGCAGAAAAGCTTGGTGAAATGGAAATGGTGGAAAAGGTCGTCACAGGCGATGTGGATACAATTTACGATATTCTGGCAGGTGATGTGGAATGATTCTTACAGTAACCTTCAATCCTGCAATTGATAAGACCGCTGAGGTCGATGTCCTAATACCGCAGGGCTTAAACCGCCTGAAAAATGTGATGCAGGACGCCGGCGGAAAGGGTGTCAATGTTTCCAAAACCATTCAGGCTCTGCATGGGAAAAGTATCGCCACAGGCTTTCTGGCAGGTTCAGCGGGAGAGTATATCCAAAAGGTGCTGGACGAATTGCATATTGAAAACGATTTTGTTTGGGTGGAAGGCATGACCCGCACGAATCTGAAGGTTTTGGATCATGATATGGAATTGACAGAGCTCAATGAAGCAGGCCCTGTGATTACAGAAACAGAAATTAAGCAGCTGAAAGAAAAAATCTTATCACTGATCAAACCGGATGATCTGGTCGTTTTAAGCGGCAATGTGTCCTATGGTGTCCGTAAGAATATTTACAGAGAGCTGATTGAGCTGGTCAAACAGCAGGGTGCCCGTGTTGTTCTGGATGCGGATGGAGAGCTGTTCGCAGAAGGAATACAGGCAAAGCCCTATGTTATCAAGCCAAACAAATATGAGCTTGCGACCTATTTCGGTATTTCGCAGGAATGCTCCAATGAGGAAATCATATCCCTGGCGAGAACCCTGTTAAATGACGAATGCCGCCTGGTTGTTGTCTCTATGGGAAAGGAAGGCAGTATCTTCCTGAGTAATGCCGGTATTTATCAG comes from the Erysipelotrichaceae bacterium 66202529 genome and includes:
- a CDS encoding PTS mannose transporter subunit IIA → MGLFHKTRDRPALEDLHIYFVCDAGMGSSAMAASQLQKKLKAHGIICRVKNCAIDEVPEDAQILVSHSNFTQRIQKQFPDVRCYSVQGFMNDEEYEQIVEDIMIFRKKKEEKKNNILEKSNIMLNCHADSSDEAIIAMGKLLKASGYIEEGYIQGMLNRDHSLTTYIGNDIAIPHGEYEVKDCVKKTGIAVMIYPEGIKWADGNVRIVIGIAAKNDDHMAILANIAEKLGEMEMVEKVVTGDVDTIYDILAGDVE
- the pfkB gene encoding 1-phosphofructokinase; its protein translation is MILTVTFNPAIDKTAEVDVLIPQGLNRLKNVMQDAGGKGVNVSKTIQALHGKSIATGFLAGSAGEYIQKVLDELHIENDFVWVEGMTRTNLKVLDHDMELTELNEAGPVITETEIKQLKEKILSLIKPDDLVVLSGNVSYGVRKNIYRELIELVKQQGARVVLDADGELFAEGIQAKPYVIKPNKYELATYFGISQECSNEEIISLARTLLNDECRLVVVSMGKEGSIFLSNAGIYQAEALHIQAHSSVGAGDAMVAAIAYALEQNYDMEQLIALAVACSAGAVTTKGTQPADQAVVDTLMKQVIIQKLEEI